The following proteins are co-located in the Melanotaenia boesemani isolate fMelBoe1 chromosome 5, fMelBoe1.pri, whole genome shotgun sequence genome:
- the LOC121640710 gene encoding uncharacterized protein LOC121640710 isoform X2: protein MADEEAISPAQSPLVAVTFQRNVHRKEKYLEAEPKALGITQIGLSVYKIICVGMFQAQGLSELSTDIPFYIASLLIVIAGNMAVAAKNLHLPTLRACLGMQIVACGASIFNIICSLIKMEQMSFYCWRYYYDNESTTTPYNDICQQITNVHSHFYAGGVLIQVTLLAISATLAAYSCKVVNCCGPAPKIPVISIQTPPSNSVENAQKNTQE, encoded by the exons ATGAGGAAGCCATCAGCCCAGCCCAGAGCCCCTTGGTCGCTGTCACCTTTCAGAGAAATGTCCACAGGAAGGAGAAGTACCTGGAAGCTGAACCAAAAGCTCTTGGG ATAACTCAGATCGGCCTCAGTGTGTATAAGATCATCTGTGTTGGCATGTTTCAGGCTCAAGGCCTGAGTGAACTGTCGACTGACATACCTTTCTATATTGCATCACTGCTG ATAGTTATAGCTGGGAACATGGCTGTAGCAGCGAAGAACCTCCACCTGCCAACG CTGAGGGCCTGTTTGGGGATGCAGATTGTGGCGTGTGGCGCCTCCATCTTCAACATCATCTGCAGTTTGATCAAAATGGAACAAATGTCCTTTTACTGCTGGCGTTATTACTATGACAACGAGAGCACCACGACGCCTTATAATGACATCTGCCAACAGATTACG AACGTCCATTCCCACTTCTACGCTGGCGGAGTGCTCATCCAGGTGACGCTGCTGGCCATCTCTGCCACTCTGGCAGCCTACAGCTGCAAGGTGGTCAACTGTTGTGGACCTGCTCCAAAAATC CCAGTGATCAGCATACAAACCCCCCCATCAAACAGCGTGGAGAACGcccagaaaaacacacaagaatGA
- the LOC121640710 gene encoding uncharacterized protein LOC121640710 isoform X3, which produces MADEEAISPAQSPLVAVTFQRNVHRKEKYLEAEPKALGITQIGLSVYKIICVGMFQAQGLSELSTDIPFYIASLLLRACLGMQIVACGASIFNIICSLIKMEQMSFYCWRYYYDNESTTTPYNDICQQITNVHSHFYAGGVLIQVTLLAISATLAAYSCKVVNCCGPAPKIPVISIQTPPSNSVENAQKNTQE; this is translated from the exons ATGAGGAAGCCATCAGCCCAGCCCAGAGCCCCTTGGTCGCTGTCACCTTTCAGAGAAATGTCCACAGGAAGGAGAAGTACCTGGAAGCTGAACCAAAAGCTCTTGGG ATAACTCAGATCGGCCTCAGTGTGTATAAGATCATCTGTGTTGGCATGTTTCAGGCTCAAGGCCTGAGTGAACTGTCGACTGACATACCTTTCTATATTGCATCACTGCTG CTGAGGGCCTGTTTGGGGATGCAGATTGTGGCGTGTGGCGCCTCCATCTTCAACATCATCTGCAGTTTGATCAAAATGGAACAAATGTCCTTTTACTGCTGGCGTTATTACTATGACAACGAGAGCACCACGACGCCTTATAATGACATCTGCCAACAGATTACG AACGTCCATTCCCACTTCTACGCTGGCGGAGTGCTCATCCAGGTGACGCTGCTGGCCATCTCTGCCACTCTGGCAGCCTACAGCTGCAAGGTGGTCAACTGTTGTGGACCTGCTCCAAAAATC CCAGTGATCAGCATACAAACCCCCCCATCAAACAGCGTGGAGAACGcccagaaaaacacacaagaatGA
- the LOC121640710 gene encoding uncharacterized protein LOC121640710 isoform X1, with the protein MADEEAISPAQSPLVAVTFQRNVHRKEKYLEAEPKALGITQIGLSVYKIICVGMFQAQGLSELSTDIPFYIASLLIVIAGNMAVAAKNLHLPTIKLGQGPEYPVQAVHLVWGSSFGVPVAPFSPRGPTQELRACLGMQIVACGASIFNIICSLIKMEQMSFYCWRYYYDNESTTTPYNDICQQITNVHSHFYAGGVLIQVTLLAISATLAAYSCKVVNCCGPAPKIPVISIQTPPSNSVENAQKNTQE; encoded by the exons ATGAGGAAGCCATCAGCCCAGCCCAGAGCCCCTTGGTCGCTGTCACCTTTCAGAGAAATGTCCACAGGAAGGAGAAGTACCTGGAAGCTGAACCAAAAGCTCTTGGG ATAACTCAGATCGGCCTCAGTGTGTATAAGATCATCTGTGTTGGCATGTTTCAGGCTCAAGGCCTGAGTGAACTGTCGACTGACATACCTTTCTATATTGCATCACTGCTG ATAGTTATAGCTGGGAACATGGCTGTAGCAGCGAAGAACCTCCACCTGCCAACG ATAAAACTGGGACAGGGGCCAGAATATCCAGTCCAAGCTGTTCACCTTGTTTGGGGCTCTTCCTTTGGGGTCCCAGTAGCCCCATTTTCACCAAGAGGTCCGACTCAGGAG CTGAGGGCCTGTTTGGGGATGCAGATTGTGGCGTGTGGCGCCTCCATCTTCAACATCATCTGCAGTTTGATCAAAATGGAACAAATGTCCTTTTACTGCTGGCGTTATTACTATGACAACGAGAGCACCACGACGCCTTATAATGACATCTGCCAACAGATTACG AACGTCCATTCCCACTTCTACGCTGGCGGAGTGCTCATCCAGGTGACGCTGCTGGCCATCTCTGCCACTCTGGCAGCCTACAGCTGCAAGGTGGTCAACTGTTGTGGACCTGCTCCAAAAATC CCAGTGATCAGCATACAAACCCCCCCATCAAACAGCGTGGAGAACGcccagaaaaacacacaagaatGA